A genomic stretch from Candidatus Binataceae bacterium includes:
- a CDS encoding efflux RND transporter permease subunit, whose protein sequence is MTVCVVLASLIPILCETGVGSDVMKPIAAPIVGGMITSTIHVLILVPVFFALIKQRALRAGTLTIKTGTE, encoded by the coding sequence AATGACGGTCTGTGTTGTTCTCGCCAGCCTGATTCCGATTCTGTGTGAAACAGGTGTTGGCTCCGATGTAATGAAACCGATTGCCGCTCCTATCGTGGGCGGCATGATCACCTCAACGATTCACGTCCTGATTCTGGTCCCGGTCTTCTTCGCCCTGATCAAACAGCGTGCGCTTCGCGCCGGGACTCTGACTATCAAGACAGGTACGGAATAG
- a CDS encoding heavy metal translocating P-type ATPase, translated as MFRDKFWLSFALTIPVVFWSTDVQHWLGYSAPTFPGSKLIPPILGTAVFVYGGFVFIRGAWGELTDYKPGMMTLISLGIIAAFGTSLAATFGLFELDVWWELTSLITVMLLGHWLEMRAISQARGALNALSALLPDTAERVKGGETESVPLSALSVGDIVLVRPGARVPADGTVVEGAADVDESMISGESKTVPKGAGAKVIAGTVASRGSLRVRVTAVGDQTALSGIMRLVAAAEASGSRTQALADRAAAILFYVAVAAGAITFIYWSISGDKEHALIRTATVLIIACPHALGLAIPLVIAISTSLGAQNGLLVKDRLALERARDLDIVIFDKTGTLTRGSPAVSDVIAAPGIAADDLMALTAAVESTSEHPLAKAIVAEAKRRNVERLSATNFEALPGRGAKAFVEGRSVEIGGTRLLTEARAITPPDVEKLTTTWASDGKTVLYTVAAGRLLGAFAVEDEIRPESSEAVSELHRLGIRVAMITGDSKMVANSVARRIGIDEVAAEVLPADKASAVERFQAGGKKVAMVGDGVNDAPALATADVGIAIGAGTDVAIESAGIVLVRSDPRDVVGAIQLSRATYRKMIQNLVWAIAYNIVAIPVAAGLFVRWRLEIPMSVGAVAMNLSTIIVAVNAQLLRRLKLQREVGLNN; from the coding sequence ATGTTTCGCGATAAATTTTGGCTGAGTTTCGCTCTCACCATCCCTGTCGTGTTTTGGTCAACCGATGTTCAACACTGGCTTGGTTACTCGGCACCTACCTTCCCTGGCTCAAAATTAATTCCGCCTATCCTTGGAACCGCCGTCTTCGTTTATGGCGGCTTCGTTTTCATCCGCGGAGCATGGGGCGAACTCACCGATTACAAGCCGGGCATGATGACTCTCATCAGCCTGGGGATCATAGCCGCATTTGGAACATCGCTCGCTGCGACATTCGGCCTATTTGAGCTTGACGTTTGGTGGGAACTCACATCACTGATTACGGTCATGCTCCTCGGCCACTGGCTGGAAATGCGAGCCATTTCCCAGGCGCGCGGCGCACTCAATGCGCTCTCCGCCCTTCTTCCCGATACCGCTGAACGCGTAAAGGGCGGAGAGACTGAATCGGTTCCGCTCTCTGCGTTGAGCGTTGGCGACATCGTTCTGGTGCGGCCCGGAGCCCGTGTTCCAGCAGATGGCACGGTCGTTGAGGGCGCGGCCGATGTTGACGAGTCCATGATTAGCGGTGAGTCTAAAACGGTACCGAAGGGAGCAGGAGCTAAAGTCATTGCGGGAACAGTTGCCAGTCGAGGAAGTCTTCGCGTCCGCGTCACCGCAGTCGGCGACCAAACTGCTCTCTCTGGAATCATGCGGCTCGTCGCCGCCGCCGAGGCTTCTGGCTCTCGCACGCAAGCTCTTGCCGACCGTGCCGCCGCGATCCTTTTCTACGTGGCGGTCGCCGCTGGAGCGATCACTTTCATCTACTGGTCGATCTCAGGCGACAAAGAACACGCCCTCATTCGAACTGCAACGGTCCTCATCATCGCCTGCCCCCATGCCCTAGGATTGGCGATTCCGCTCGTAATCGCTATTTCGACATCGCTAGGCGCTCAAAACGGGCTCCTTGTGAAGGACAGACTCGCACTCGAGCGCGCGCGCGATTTGGACATAGTCATCTTCGATAAGACCGGAACGCTGACACGCGGTTCTCCAGCGGTTTCAGACGTAATCGCGGCACCTGGCATTGCCGCAGACGATTTGATGGCACTTACTGCCGCTGTGGAGTCCACCTCCGAACATCCGCTTGCTAAGGCAATCGTCGCCGAAGCCAAGCGCCGAAACGTGGAGCGCTTATCAGCCACGAATTTCGAGGCCCTGCCCGGTCGCGGAGCGAAGGCATTCGTGGAAGGCAGGAGTGTCGAAATCGGGGGAACCCGGTTGTTGACTGAAGCCAGGGCGATCACGCCGCCAGACGTTGAAAAACTGACAACCACATGGGCATCCGATGGGAAGACGGTTCTCTACACGGTTGCTGCTGGCCGACTGCTCGGAGCTTTCGCCGTTGAAGATGAGATTCGGCCCGAATCGTCGGAAGCCGTCAGCGAACTTCATCGACTAGGTATCCGGGTCGCCATGATCACCGGAGATTCGAAGATGGTTGCCAATTCGGTCGCCCGGCGGATCGGAATCGATGAGGTCGCAGCGGAGGTTCTACCCGCTGACAAGGCCTCGGCAGTAGAGCGTTTTCAGGCCGGCGGCAAGAAGGTCGCCATGGTAGGCGACGGCGTGAACGACGCACCGGCGCTGGCGACCGCAGATGTAGGAATCGCAATAGGTGCAGGAACCGATGTGGCAATTGAGTCCGCCGGAATTGTGCTCGTGCGGAGTGATCCTCGCGACGTTGTCGGAGCCATCCAATTATCTCGGGCTACTTACAGAAAAATGATCCAAAATCTCGTTTGGGCAATCGCTTATAACATAGTCGCTATCCCCGTCGCCGCAGGCCTCTTCGTCCGATGGCGTTTGGAAATCCCCATGAGTGTCGGTGCGGTTGCGATGAACCTGTCTACCATCATCGTAGCCGTCAACGCTCAACTACTTCGCAGATTGAAATTGCAGCGCGAAGTAGGACTGAACAATTAG
- a CDS encoding MarR family transcriptional regulator — MRFGERIAQLNLTPPDAGILRMLGTSSGLSQQDLSTRLGIHPSRLVAILDALEDRRLVERRPNADDRRQYALHLTEKGEGMLSEIGRIGREHIESLSASLTAAEREQLGELLQKIATEQGLAPGVHPGYRRMKPGTKKA, encoded by the coding sequence ATGCGATTCGGCGAACGAATCGCCCAACTCAATCTCACACCGCCTGACGCCGGGATCCTCCGCATGCTGGGGACCTCCAGCGGGCTCAGTCAGCAGGATCTGTCGACGAGACTCGGCATCCATCCCAGTCGTTTGGTGGCGATACTCGACGCGCTCGAGGACCGACGGCTGGTCGAACGCCGACCAAATGCCGATGATCGCCGGCAGTATGCGCTGCATCTGACCGAGAAGGGCGAGGGCATGCTCAGCGAGATAGGCCGCATCGGTCGCGAGCACATAGAATCGTTATCCGCCTCGTTGACCGCTGCCGAACGTGAACAGCTCGGCGAACTTCTTCAGAAGATCGCGACCGAGCAGGGACTTGCTCCCGGCGTTCACCCCGGATATCGGCGCATGAAACCCGGCACGAAGAAGGCCTAA